In Deltaproteobacteria bacterium, a single window of DNA contains:
- the trmD gene encoding tRNA (guanosine(37)-N1)-methyltransferase TrmD, translated as MKFSVLTILPGFFTSPFEQSIIGKAVEKGVIAVDVVNIRDFAEDKHKTTDDAPYGGGSGMVMKPEPLIRAIRAARAANPGAKAVLTSARGKKLDSRAARELAAQNGLVIIAGRYEGVDERVSSYVDTELSVGDYVLTGGEAAALVIIEAVSRFVPGVLGNGESAESESFEQGLLEHPHYTRPEEFEGAKVPEALISGNHKEIGKWRRRESLRATFERRPELLKDAALGKEDIEFLKTLGYVG; from the coding sequence ATGAAGTTCTCGGTGCTGACCATCTTGCCGGGGTTTTTTACTTCACCTTTTGAGCAGAGCATAATCGGCAAGGCGGTTGAAAAGGGCGTAATAGCCGTGGATGTGGTAAACATCCGCGACTTTGCCGAAGATAAGCATAAAACGACCGATGACGCTCCTTACGGCGGCGGCAGCGGGATGGTGATGAAGCCGGAGCCGCTTATCAGGGCAATAAGGGCGGCGAGGGCGGCGAATCCCGGGGCGAAGGCAGTACTCACCTCGGCGCGCGGCAAGAAGTTGGATAGCAGAGCGGCGCGCGAGTTGGCAGCCCAAAATGGGCTTGTGATAATAGCCGGAAGATACGAGGGCGTTGACGAAAGGGTCTCCTCTTACGTTGATACGGAACTTTCGGTAGGCGATTATGTTTTAACAGGCGGCGAGGCTGCCGCGCTCGTTATAATAGAGGCTGTATCGAGGTTCGTTCCCGGGGTTCTTGGAAATGGTGAATCCGCAGAGAGCGAATCCTTTGAGCAGGGGCTTCTCGAGCATCCGCACTACACGAGGCCGGAAGAGTTCGAGGGAGCAAAGGTTCCGGAGGCGCTTATATCCGGCAACCATAAAGAGATAGGGAAGTGGAGAAGAAGGGAAAGCCTTCGGGCAACGTTTGAGCGAAGGCCGGAGCTTCTAAAGGACGCGGCGCTAGGGAAAGAGGATATAGAGTTTCTTAAAACGCTTGGGTACGTAGGGTAG
- the rplS gene encoding 50S ribosomal protein L19, with protein MSGVIANIEREYLKTGLPEFAPGDTVVVNVRIKEGEKERVQAFEGVVIRKRGGGVGASFTVRKISYGVGVERVFPLHSPSLDSIKLKTKGRARRARLYYMRGLQGKAAKVAVAER; from the coding sequence ATGTCAGGGGTAATAGCGAATATAGAAAGAGAATATCTAAAGACAGGGCTTCCGGAGTTCGCTCCCGGAGATACCGTTGTCGTCAACGTCAGGATAAAAGAGGGCGAGAAGGAGAGGGTGCAGGCATTCGAGGGCGTTGTAATCAGGAAAAGAGGCGGCGGCGTAGGAGCAAGCTTCACCGTCAGAAAGATATCCTACGGCGTAGGGGTCGAGAGGGTGTTCCCGCTTCATTCTCCGTCGCTCGATTCGATAAAGCTAAAGACCAAGGGCAGGGCAAGAAGGGCAAGGCTCTACTACATGCGCGGGCTCCAGGGCAAGGCCGCCAAGGTCGCGGTAGCGGAGCGCTGA
- a CDS encoding response regulator: MNNDDRPYTTGEVADMSSVTINAVKKWISAGKLNAFRTPGGHYRIRRDDFKTFVNKYRFQIKESLFPEQSRILIADDDTEILTLFVKAIEHRFGSSCLVETASDGYEALVKLGSFKPTLLVLDIRMPRIDGIEVCRRIRSGGLAKGMLKILAVTAFGAAEAERVKEAGADECLLKPLTIDAFNSAVAKLIGTTREAAL, from the coding sequence ATGAATAACGACGATAGGCCTTATACAACAGGCGAAGTTGCCGATATGAGCAGCGTAACCATAAATGCCGTAAAGAAGTGGATAAGCGCCGGCAAACTTAATGCCTTTAGAACGCCAGGCGGGCACTATCGCATCAGGCGCGATGATTTCAAGACGTTCGTAAATAAGTACCGCTTCCAGATAAAGGAGTCTCTCTTTCCAGAGCAGTCGCGCATTCTCATAGCCGATGACGACACAGAGATACTTACGCTTTTTGTTAAGGCAATCGAGCACAGGTTTGGTTCTTCATGCCTGGTAGAGACAGCCTCCGACGGGTACGAGGCCCTTGTGAAGCTCGGGTCTTTTAAGCCCACGCTCCTTGTGCTGGACATAAGGATGCCGCGCATCGACGGCATCGAGGTCTGCAGGCGCATCAGAAGCGGCGGCCTTGCCAAGGGAATGCTCAAGATACTTGCGGTAACGGCATTCGGCGCAGCCGAGGCCGAGAGGGTAAAGGAGGCGGGGGCAGATGAGTGCCTTTTGAAGCCCTTAACAATAGACGCGTTCAACTCCGCAGTTGCAAAATTGATAGGCACTACAAGAGAGGCGGCCCTCTAA
- a CDS encoding YraN family protein: MLKKILKGLLGKCGDGGVKPLGQAGEDMAVEYLSKKGFKILERNFRTRHGEIDIVCMHGTVLVFVEVKTRKSFKFGSPKDAVGRGKISRFTTAAKQYMARSGYGGTVRFDVLAIVRSGEDTAIEHIEGAFDVSE, encoded by the coding sequence ATGTTGAAAAAAATCCTCAAAGGTCTTTTGGGAAAATGCGGGGACGGCGGCGTAAAACCGCTTGGCCAGGCAGGCGAGGACATGGCTGTAGAGTATCTTTCGAAAAAGGGCTTTAAGATACTCGAGAGAAACTTCAGGACAAGACACGGCGAGATAGACATAGTTTGTATGCACGGCACGGTACTCGTGTTCGTCGAGGTCAAGACGAGAAAATCGTTTAAGTTCGGCTCTCCGAAGGATGCTGTTGGCAGGGGTAAGATATCGCGTTTCACGACCGCCGCAAAACAGTACATGGCGCGTTCAGGCTACGGCGGGACCGTTAGGTTCGATGTGCTGGCTATAGTAAGGAGCGGCGAGGATACGGCGATAGAGCATATAGAGGGCGCCTTCGACGTTTCCGAGTAA
- the ffh gene encoding signal recognition particle protein: MFEGLTDKLRGVFKDLRGHGRISESNVEAALKDVRMALLEADVNFKVVKEFVEAVKSKALGQEVLSSLSPAEQFTKIVYDELTAMLGGEASGINYKGRPSVVMLVGLQGSGKTTSTAKLARLIKKTGRSPYVVPADLYRPAAVDQLKKLASDVGVDCFDSAAYKDAKNVCKDAFEYAKAKNYDTLIVDTAGRLHIDEPLMNELKAIKAMLEPSEIMLVADAMTGQDAVNTAKGFDEAVGLTGVVLTKLDGDARGGAALSMRMVTGKPVKFVGVGEKTDGLEVFHPGRMAGRILDMGDILSLVEKAQAEVDEEKAKELERKIKKDAFTLEDFKDQLQSIKKMGSVESLLSMIPGFGAMQKAKGVQIDEKNIVRVEAIVNSMTRKERHNPKLLNASRRIRIAKGSGTTVQDVNRLMKQYEQMREMMKRVKKGGMGAMKNLLSGMRH; the protein is encoded by the coding sequence ATGTTTGAAGGACTTACAGATAAGCTTCGTGGCGTATTCAAAGACCTTCGCGGCCACGGCAGGATAAGCGAGTCCAATGTCGAAGCGGCCCTTAAGGACGTCCGCATGGCCCTGTTGGAAGCGGATGTCAACTTCAAGGTCGTAAAGGAGTTTGTAGAGGCCGTAAAGTCAAAGGCCCTTGGCCAGGAGGTGCTCTCAAGCCTCTCTCCTGCCGAGCAGTTTACGAAGATTGTCTACGACGAGCTTACCGCCATGCTTGGCGGCGAGGCAAGCGGCATAAACTACAAGGGCCGGCCCTCGGTTGTGATGCTTGTGGGGCTTCAGGGCTCCGGTAAAACGACAAGCACGGCAAAGCTTGCGAGGCTCATAAAAAAGACCGGCAGGTCTCCGTATGTGGTTCCGGCCGATTTATACAGGCCGGCTGCAGTTGACCAGTTAAAGAAACTTGCCTCCGATGTAGGGGTCGATTGCTTTGATTCTGCAGCGTACAAGGACGCAAAGAACGTTTGCAAGGACGCCTTCGAGTACGCGAAGGCAAAGAACTACGATACGCTGATCGTCGACACCGCCGGAAGGCTCCATATAGACGAGCCTCTGATGAACGAGCTTAAGGCCATAAAGGCCATGCTCGAGCCTTCCGAGATAATGCTTGTTGCAGACGCCATGACAGGCCAGGACGCTGTCAACACGGCAAAGGGCTTTGACGAGGCTGTAGGGCTTACCGGAGTAGTGCTCACCAAGCTCGACGGCGATGCAAGAGGCGGCGCAGCGCTTAGCATGCGCATGGTCACAGGAAAGCCCGTCAAGTTCGTAGGTGTTGGAGAGAAGACAGACGGTCTTGAGGTTTTTCATCCGGGTAGGATGGCCGGAAGAATCCTCGACATGGGAGACATCCTCTCGCTTGTCGAGAAGGCCCAGGCAGAGGTAGACGAAGAGAAGGCAAAAGAGCTCGAGAGAAAGATAAAGAAGGACGCCTTTACGCTCGAAGACTTTAAGGACCAGCTCCAGAGCATAAAAAAGATGGGTTCCGTAGAAAGCCTTCTTTCCATGATACCGGGCTTTGGCGCGATGCAGAAGGCAAAGGGCGTTCAGATAGACGAGAAAAACATAGTGCGCGTGGAGGCGATAGTGAACTCCATGACGAGAAAAGAGCGGCATAATCCGAAGCTCCTTAACGCGAGCCGGAGGATAAGGATAGCAAAGGGCAGCGGCACTACCGTGCAGGACGTAAACAGGCTTATGAAGCAGTATGAGCAGATGCGGGAGATGATGAAGCGCGTTAAAAAGGGCGGCATGGGCGCGATGAAAAATCTCTTGTCTGGAATGCGGCATTAA
- the polA gene encoding DNA polymerase I, with amino-acid sequence MVDKKTFFIIDGTSCVYRAFHAIPRLTNAKGEPTNAVYGFAQTLRKIIKDKAPDLIAVTFDVKGPSFRHELFDKYKIERPPMPDDLSSQIPYIKKIARVMGLPVLEMQGFEADDVIATLTARALAEGGIKVCIVTGDKDMMQLVNDDVCIYDYTKDKEYGEAGVMEKLGVPPLRVVDLMAFAGDTSDNVPGIKGIGPKTAAKLVNEYGSVDDIYSNISNVKPEKLIEKLKEGEDIVRLSRELVTLRRDVPVEGEVSGFKQAEPDYEELENLLNELGFTKLVKDLIPRPEAVVTGFTPVDSEEGIKELSKKLAGSATLSVVLLNDGEAGVALFSNEAFYIDSLKAGGADTVAAALADVLKAKGIEKSTDDAKALYKFCRRRGIEPSGIVMDTSVASYLLNSSAKSHSIEDVSYAYLGETLPATGEGGLLEPGAASARASIVAKLTPILSGKLRETGMDALFVDIELPLSFVLADMEEAGIEVDVKSLGALSLEMDSELKRLEKEIYDAAGCEFNVNSPKQLSEVLFGKLGLKPVKKTKTGFSTDEAVLTALSTLHKVPAGIIAFRQIAKLKSTYVDSLVELADKKTSRVHTTLNQTVTATGRLSSSNPNLQNIPVKGEYAAKIRGAFVAKKGFKLVCADYSQIELRLVAHLSDDAVLIDAFNKGEDIHARTASEVFGIMPGIVTSEMRRRAKAINFGIIYGMGAHGLSVELGISVGEAKGYIDMYFERHKGVKAFMDSTIKEATESGFTKTLFGRVRYIPELNSSNEQTRRFGERMAVNTPVQGSAADVIKAAMLKVHDGLSLNFPKARLLLQIHDELIVEAADNEVDEIVKLVRKEMEGVISLKVPLTVNVGSAASWQKAG; translated from the coding sequence ATGGTAGATAAAAAGACTTTCTTCATAATAGACGGTACCTCGTGCGTGTACAGGGCCTTTCACGCCATACCGAGGCTTACCAATGCAAAGGGCGAGCCCACGAATGCTGTATACGGCTTTGCCCAGACGCTTCGTAAGATTATAAAGGACAAGGCTCCGGACCTTATTGCCGTGACCTTCGATGTCAAGGGGCCGTCATTTAGGCACGAGCTCTTTGATAAGTACAAGATAGAGCGGCCTCCGATGCCAGACGACCTTTCCTCCCAGATACCGTATATAAAGAAGATTGCCAGGGTCATGGGGCTGCCTGTGCTCGAGATGCAGGGTTTCGAGGCCGACGATGTTATAGCAACCCTTACCGCAAGGGCCCTTGCCGAGGGTGGTATAAAGGTCTGCATAGTCACAGGGGATAAGGACATGATGCAGCTTGTTAATGACGATGTTTGTATATACGACTATACAAAGGACAAGGAGTACGGCGAGGCAGGGGTTATGGAAAAGTTAGGGGTTCCTCCTCTGCGCGTGGTTGACCTTATGGCTTTTGCCGGAGACACCTCGGATAATGTCCCAGGCATAAAGGGCATAGGCCCGAAGACTGCTGCAAAGCTTGTCAATGAATACGGCTCCGTTGACGATATTTATTCAAATATTTCAAATGTTAAGCCGGAAAAGCTGATAGAGAAACTAAAAGAAGGCGAGGACATTGTCAGGCTCTCGCGCGAGCTTGTTACTCTAAGGCGTGATGTGCCTGTAGAGGGAGAGGTCTCGGGCTTTAAGCAGGCAGAGCCGGATTACGAAGAACTTGAGAATCTTTTAAACGAACTCGGGTTTACAAAGCTCGTAAAGGACCTCATACCTCGCCCTGAGGCTGTGGTTACAGGGTTTACGCCCGTTGACAGCGAAGAGGGGATAAAGGAGTTATCTAAGAAGCTTGCAGGCTCTGCCACATTGTCCGTGGTTCTTCTAAATGACGGCGAGGCCGGGGTGGCGTTATTTTCGAACGAGGCCTTTTATATCGACTCTCTAAAGGCCGGTGGGGCTGATACGGTTGCTGCCGCTCTTGCAGATGTATTAAAGGCCAAAGGCATAGAGAAGTCCACTGACGATGCAAAGGCGCTTTACAAGTTTTGCAGGCGGCGGGGTATCGAGCCTTCCGGCATTGTCATGGATACGTCGGTTGCATCGTATCTTTTAAATTCTTCGGCAAAGTCCCATTCCATAGAGGACGTGTCGTATGCATACCTTGGCGAGACATTACCTGCTACCGGCGAGGGCGGTCTTCTTGAGCCCGGGGCAGCGTCGGCAAGGGCGTCAATAGTAGCGAAGCTTACGCCGATACTTTCCGGGAAGCTTCGGGAAACAGGCATGGACGCTCTGTTTGTGGACATAGAGTTGCCGCTTTCATTCGTGCTTGCCGATATGGAAGAAGCAGGCATAGAGGTTGACGTTAAGTCGCTTGGCGCTTTGTCTTTGGAGATGGATAGCGAGCTAAAGCGTCTTGAAAAGGAGATATACGATGCGGCAGGGTGCGAGTTCAATGTAAACTCGCCAAAGCAGCTCTCCGAGGTGCTTTTTGGCAAGCTCGGGCTAAAGCCCGTTAAAAAGACCAAGACCGGGTTCTCTACCGACGAGGCCGTGCTCACGGCCCTCTCAACACTTCACAAGGTGCCGGCAGGGATAATAGCGTTTCGCCAGATAGCGAAGCTTAAGAGCACGTACGTGGACAGCCTTGTTGAGCTTGCCGATAAAAAGACCTCGCGCGTGCACACAACCCTTAACCAGACCGTTACGGCAACCGGGCGGCTCTCGAGCTCGAACCCGAATCTGCAGAACATTCCCGTAAAGGGCGAGTACGCGGCAAAGATACGCGGCGCCTTTGTCGCGAAAAAGGGCTTTAAGCTCGTGTGCGCGGATTATTCGCAAATCGAGCTTAGGCTTGTTGCGCATCTTAGTGATGACGCTGTGCTGATAGACGCATTCAACAAGGGCGAAGACATACACGCGCGGACAGCGAGCGAGGTCTTTGGCATAATGCCCGGAATTGTGACCTCGGAGATGAGGAGAAGGGCCAAGGCCATAAACTTCGGCATCATATACGGCATGGGGGCGCACGGGCTTTCCGTGGAGCTTGGCATCTCCGTTGGCGAGGCAAAGGGGTACATAGACATGTACTTTGAGCGCCATAAAGGAGTGAAGGCCTTCATGGATTCGACGATAAAGGAAGCCACAGAGAGCGGTTTTACAAAGACCCTTTTTGGAAGGGTGCGCTATATCCCGGAGCTTAATTCCTCGAATGAGCAGACGAGGCGCTTTGGCGAGAGGATGGCAGTGAATACGCCTGTGCAGGGCTCTGCAGCAGATGTAATAAAGGCAGCTATGCTGAAGGTGCATGACGGGCTTTCTCTAAACTTTCCCAAGGCGCGGCTTTTACTCCAGATACATGATGAATTGATAGTGGAGGCGGCGGATAACGAGGTTGATGAAATTGTAAAATTGGTAAGAAAGGAAATGGAGGGAGTGATTAGTCTCAAGGTGCCGCTTACGGTCAATGTAGGCAGCGCTGCAAGTTGGCAAAAGGCAGGGTAG
- the rpsP gene encoding 30S ribosomal protein S16: MGVKIRLTRKGTTKRPFYRIVIADSRSPRDGKFLDIVGTYDPSKAESPLVLKKEKIEQWVNKGATATDTIRTLFKKAGVSLKASKAA, translated from the coding sequence ATGGGAGTAAAGATAAGACTTACGAGAAAGGGCACTACAAAGAGGCCTTTCTACAGGATAGTGATAGCGGACTCGAGGAGCCCGAGGGACGGTAAGTTCCTGGACATCGTCGGCACCTACGACCCGTCCAAGGCAGAGTCACCGCTTGTTCTTAAGAAGGAAAAGATAGAGCAGTGGGTAAATAAGGGCGCGACCGCAACAGATACCATAAGAACGCTCTTTAAGAAGGCAGGCGTTAGCCTGAAGGCTTCAAAGGCCGCGTAA
- a CDS encoding ribonuclease HII has translation MDAFEKEAFGAGFRLVCGVDEAGRGPLAGPVTAAAVIFSAHLPLDIGIRDSKKLSEKRRTALVPLIHERALALGLGLAWPEEIDEINILNASLRAMERAVGEAFNAARCAKDDFMVLVDGNKRIANLPFKQRTVVSGDALSVSIAAASIIAKTARDSIMLAYDGLYPEYNFASHKGYPTREHVDALLKFGPSPIHRRSFGYPGSGRA, from the coding sequence ATGGATGCGTTCGAGAAAGAGGCCTTTGGGGCAGGTTTCAGGCTCGTTTGCGGTGTTGATGAGGCCGGCAGGGGCCCGCTTGCAGGGCCGGTTACGGCCGCTGCCGTGATATTTTCCGCACACCTTCCTCTTGACATAGGCATAAGGGATTCAAAAAAACTTTCCGAGAAGCGGCGCACCGCACTTGTTCCACTGATACACGAACGGGCCCTGGCCCTTGGGCTGGGTCTAGCCTGGCCAGAGGAGATAGACGAGATAAATATCTTGAACGCGTCGCTAAGGGCGATGGAGAGGGCCGTTGGCGAGGCCTTTAATGCGGCGCGCTGCGCCAAGGACGATTTTATGGTGCTGGTTGACGGCAATAAGCGCATCGCGAACTTGCCGTTTAAGCAGAGGACGGTTGTCTCCGGAGACGCGCTTAGCGTTTCCATAGCTGCGGCATCAATAATCGCCAAGACCGCACGCGACAGTATAATGCTTGCATACGACGGGCTGTATCCGGAGTACAACTTCGCCTCGCACAAAGGGTATCCCACGCGCGAGCACGTTGACGCGCTCTTGAAGTTCGGCCCTTCTCCGATACACAGAAGAAGTTTCGGTTATCCTGGAAGCGGGCGGGCGTAG
- a CDS encoding tetratricopeptide repeat protein, whose amino-acid sequence MGEDSKWIEGRNGFLVAAAAVLVAVLLVYLRTLGYDFHFDDKHTIYENNTIRSLYNFWPPSGLRYIGNLSFAMNYAIGGNNVFGYHVVNILIHVINGILVWRLALLLFDTPTLSGAPNRSRAREYCIALTAALFFAVQPLNTQAVTYIAQRFASLATLFYLGAAVCYLKYAVTRGAAIGPFGSGRVYYVVAVIFAILAVNVKEVSFTLPFMLVFLELAFFPAREMLRANKLLAFLPFFFAAALIPLSFVRSVDAISVLPGAAAPTVGDIIGGLANVPAETKDISRHDYLVTQFRVVVTYMRLLVFPINQNLDYDYPIATRFFSAPVVLSLLFLMFVAAAAVFAYFKSKSRGGYAGVLLGFGAAWFFVTLSVESSVIPIRDVIYEHRMYLPLAGVSIAVSAVFYRVFCRVLGLSPLRTVFIVSVIAVLPYAAAAYVRNGVWKDEITLWQDVVKKSPDKARGYNNLAVAYQLAGRYEDALVQYKSAIAKDPEIVELYNNIGLTYVALKRYDEAEANYKESIRRSTRFYEPYTNLGRLYGSLGRYGEAELYLKEALRIKPDHAKAFYGLGEVYMEQGYLDKAAKEFRAAIRLDSGNLSARVALANLYLATGEFSLAVEQFVELEKLDYRTPDLYYNLGVAYLRMGKKKEAVAEFEKVLKLDPSDTGARRMLDAVVKGL is encoded by the coding sequence ATGGGCGAAGACAGTAAGTGGATAGAAGGAAGAAATGGCTTTCTGGTGGCGGCTGCTGCCGTTTTGGTGGCGGTGCTGCTGGTCTATCTGCGCACCCTGGGGTATGACTTTCATTTCGATGATAAGCATACCATTTACGAAAACAATACAATCCGCTCTCTATATAACTTCTGGCCTCCGTCGGGGCTGCGCTACATAGGCAACCTTAGCTTTGCCATGAACTACGCTATTGGCGGCAATAATGTCTTCGGTTATCACGTCGTAAATATTTTAATCCACGTTATAAACGGCATTCTCGTATGGCGGTTAGCGCTGCTTCTGTTCGATACCCCCACGCTCTCCGGAGCCCCAAACAGGAGCAGGGCAAGGGAGTATTGCATCGCCCTTACGGCCGCGCTGTTCTTTGCCGTCCAGCCACTTAACACCCAGGCCGTTACCTATATCGCGCAGCGCTTTGCCTCGCTCGCAACGCTTTTTTACCTCGGCGCTGCAGTGTGTTACCTTAAATACGCCGTTACTCGAGGCGCTGCCATAGGGCCTTTTGGCAGCGGGCGCGTCTATTATGTCGTTGCCGTTATTTTTGCCATTCTTGCCGTCAATGTGAAGGAGGTAAGCTTTACCCTGCCGTTCATGCTCGTGTTTCTGGAGCTTGCGTTCTTTCCGGCAAGAGAGATGCTGAGAGCGAATAAGCTTCTTGCGTTTTTGCCGTTCTTTTTTGCGGCTGCGCTTATACCGCTTTCGTTCGTAAGGAGCGTCGATGCTATTTCTGTTTTGCCCGGAGCCGCGGCTCCTACTGTCGGCGATATAATCGGCGGGCTCGCGAACGTACCTGCGGAGACAAAGGACATCTCGCGCCACGATTATCTCGTTACTCAATTTCGGGTGGTAGTGACGTACATGCGACTGCTGGTGTTCCCGATAAACCAGAACCTCGACTATGATTATCCGATTGCCACGCGGTTTTTCTCAGCGCCTGTGGTGTTGTCGTTGCTCTTTCTTATGTTCGTTGCCGCGGCTGCAGTATTCGCTTATTTCAAATCGAAAAGTAGAGGCGGATATGCCGGAGTGCTTCTCGGGTTCGGCGCGGCGTGGTTTTTTGTTACTCTCTCCGTTGAGTCGAGCGTTATACCCATACGCGACGTTATTTACGAGCACCGTATGTATCTGCCGCTTGCCGGCGTCTCGATAGCAGTGAGCGCGGTATTTTACCGCGTGTTTTGCCGTGTGCTCGGGCTTAGCCCGTTAAGAACGGTGTTTATCGTGTCCGTTATAGCGGTGTTGCCGTATGCTGCTGCCGCGTATGTAAGAAATGGCGTATGGAAAGACGAAATAACGCTTTGGCAGGATGTCGTTAAAAAGAGCCCTGATAAGGCAAGGGGGTATAATAACCTTGCCGTTGCTTATCAACTGGCCGGGCGCTATGAGGATGCGTTAGTGCAATATAAAAGCGCCATTGCCAAGGATCCGGAGATAGTCGAGCTTTATAATAATATAGGGCTTACGTATGTAGCCTTAAAGCGTTACGATGAGGCCGAGGCTAATTATAAGGAGTCCATAAGGCGCAGCACCAGGTTTTATGAGCCGTATACCAACCTCGGACGCCTCTATGGTTCTCTCGGGCGCTACGGCGAAGCTGAGCTGTACTTGAAGGAGGCTTTGAGGATAAAGCCAGACCATGCGAAGGCGTTTTACGGCCTCGGCGAGGTATACATGGAGCAGGGATATTTGGATAAGGCCGCAAAGGAGTTCAGGGCGGCCATACGCCTTGATTCCGGCAATCTTAGCGCGAGGGTCGCACTTGCCAATTTATACCTTGCCACAGGAGAGTTTTCCTTGGCCGTGGAGCAGTTCGTTGAACTAGAAAAACTCGACTACAGAACCCCTGACCTTTACTATAATCTAGGCGTTGCGTATCTGCGTATGGGCAAGAAGAAGGAGGCCGTGGCCGAGTTTGAAAAGGTTTTAAAGCTGGATCCTTCGGATACCGGAGCACGGCGCATGCTTGATGCCGTGGTAAAGGGGCTTTGA
- the rimM gene encoding ribosome maturation factor RimM (Essential for efficient processing of 16S rRNA) — translation MSSATLIPAGRIAGVHGVKGELKIRVYAESEEETKDFITSVASKWGRVTVDGVEYEVTGLRGHKGFLLTTLKGVDDRNKAETFVGKDVLVSEDLLPKLDDGEFYMYELVGLSVYADDGRYIGKVCNIFSTGANDVYEVKGPLGEVLIPAIENVVLDVDLEEKKITVHLLEGLIADEAEEEGGVKKDVAGAVK, via the coding sequence TTGAGTAGCGCTACGCTTATACCTGCCGGCAGGATTGCCGGGGTACACGGCGTAAAAGGGGAGTTAAAGATACGGGTTTACGCCGAAAGCGAAGAAGAAACAAAGGACTTCATAACCTCTGTTGCCTCCAAGTGGGGCCGCGTTACCGTTGACGGTGTCGAGTACGAGGTAACCGGACTCAGGGGGCATAAGGGGTTTTTGCTTACTACACTTAAGGGCGTAGACGATAGAAACAAGGCAGAAACGTTTGTCGGTAAGGATGTTCTCGTAAGCGAGGACCTTCTGCCAAAGCTTGACGACGGAGAGTTTTATATGTACGAGCTCGTCGGGCTTTCGGTCTATGCCGATGACGGACGGTATATCGGGAAGGTCTGTAATATCTTTTCGACCGGAGCCAACGACGTTTACGAAGTAAAGGGCCCGCTTGGAGAGGTGCTCATTCCGGCAATCGAGAATGTCGTGCTGGATGTAGACCTGGAAGAGAAAAAGATTACCGTGCACCTGCTCGAAGGCCTTATAGCAGATGAGGCTGAAGAAGAAGGCGGCGTTAAAAAGGACGTAGCCGGGGCTGTAAAATGA
- a CDS encoding KH domain-containing protein — MKELIEQIAKALVDKPDEVKVSEINGERTSVVELSVAKDDLGKVIGKEGRTAKALRTILTAASTKMNKRSVLEIVE, encoded by the coding sequence ATGAAAGAGCTAATCGAACAGATAGCAAAGGCATTGGTGGATAAGCCGGATGAAGTGAAGGTTTCCGAGATAAACGGCGAGAGGACGTCTGTAGTTGAGCTCTCGGTTGCAAAGGACGATCTTGGCAAGGTAATAGGCAAAGAGGGCAGGACGGCAAAGGCCCTTAGAACGATCCTCACCGCTGCATCGACGAAGATGAACAAGCGGTCGGTACTCGAGATAGTTGAGTAG
- a CDS encoding sugar phosphate isomerase/epimerase → MKDIFFTHVPYRMLVERIDDVVFMGLNPEVYLDADSLDSAKSDDVKRVSAMLKENGLRTTVHGPFMELSPGSPDPKVRDVSRDRFLQAIEVAAPLSPVRIVLHAAYDSRRFDGDVGLWLEGSKKTWPGAIKAAKAANTVIALENVFEEGPGPMKALMDAFTDDAENFGVCIDAGHLNIFSEASTSTWFSEVGNRVREVHLHDNHGSVDEHLPIGEGVIDFKFFFSHLRKHAIDYVHTIEPHGEEILKRALAAVRQFVGSGAK, encoded by the coding sequence ATGAAAGATATATTTTTTACGCATGTGCCGTATCGCATGCTTGTAGAGCGCATAGACGATGTTGTTTTCATGGGGCTAAACCCCGAGGTCTATCTCGATGCCGACAGCCTTGATTCGGCCAAGTCGGACGACGTCAAGCGCGTTTCGGCAATGCTAAAGGAAAACGGCCTTCGCACCACCGTGCACGGCCCGTTCATGGAGCTATCTCCTGGCTCTCCGGACCCGAAGGTAAGGGATGTAAGCCGAGACAGGTTCCTTCAGGCAATCGAGGTGGCAGCCCCGCTTTCTCCGGTAAGGATAGTGCTTCATGCAGCCTATGATTCAAGGCGTTTTGACGGAGATGTGGGGCTCTGGCTCGAAGGCAGTAAAAAGACCTGGCCTGGCGCCATAAAGGCTGCGAAGGCTGCAAATACCGTCATTGCGCTAGAGAACGTGTTCGAGGAGGGGCCCGGGCCCATGAAGGCCCTTATGGACGCATTTACTGATGACGCGGAAAACTTCGGCGTCTGCATAGACGCAGGGCATTTGAATATATTCTCCGAGGCCTCTACCTCAACGTGGTTTAGCGAGGTCGGTAACAGGGTAAGGGAGGTGCATCTGCACGACAACCACGGCTCAGTTGACGAGCATCTGCCAATAGGAGAAGGGGTAATAGATTTTAAGTTCTTTTTTTCGCATTTAAGAAAGCACGCAATCGATTACGTGCATACCATAGAGCCGCATGGCGAGGAAATATTAAAACGGGCCCTTGCCGCAGTAAGGCAGTTTGTAGGAAGCGGCGCCAAATAG